Proteins from a genomic interval of Arvicanthis niloticus isolate mArvNil1 chromosome 26, mArvNil1.pat.X, whole genome shotgun sequence:
- the LOC143439016 gene encoding olfactory receptor 8G18: protein MAAGNYCTVTEFFLAGLSEKPELQLPLFLFFTGIYLITVAGNLGMITLIGLSSHLHTPMYFFLSSLSFIDFCQSTIITPKMLVSFVTEKNLISYPGCMTQVYFFTTFGIAECYTLAAMAYDRYVAICNPLLYNVTMSYQMYCSLVSGAYIFAVFCASLNTGLMFRIQFCKLDVINHYFCDLLPLLQLASSDTYINEISILFFGTLNFFVPVLTIITSYIFIIATILYIHSREGKFKAFRTCSSHISAVAIFYGSGAFTYLQPSSLYSTDQAKFSSVFYTTIVPMLNPLIYSLRNKDVSVALKKILERRKFM from the coding sequence ATGGCAGCAGGAAACTACTGCACAGTGACTGAGTTCTTCTTGGCTGGACTCTCAGAGAAGCCAGAACTCCAGctgcccctcttcctcttcttcacagGAATCTATCTGATCACTGTGGCAGGGAACCTGGGCATGATCACACTGATTGGGCTCAGTTCCCAcctgcacacacccatgtactttttcctcaGCAGTCTGTCCTTCATTGACTTCTGTCAGTCAACAATTATTACTCCTAAAATGCTGGTGAGTTTTGTGACAGAGAAGAACCTCATCTCCTACCCTGGATGCATGACTCAGGTCTATTTCTTCACTACTTTTGGCATTGCAGAGTGCTACACTTTAGCTGCAATGGCATATGACCGCTATGTTGCCATTTGTAACCCCTTGCTTTACAATGTAACCATGTCCTATCAGATGTACTGTTCCCTTGTTTCAGGAGCATATATATTTGCTGTGTTCTGTGCATCCTTAAACACTGGGTTGATGTTTAGAATTCAGTTCTGCAAATTAGATGTGATTAACCACTATTTCTGTGATCTTCTTCCCCTCTTGCAACTTGCATCCTCTGATACCTATATCAATGAAATATCGATTCTATTTTTTGGAACACTGAACTTCTTTGTCCCCGTGCTAACAATTATTACTTCCTACATCTTCATTATTGCCACCATCCTCTACATTCACTCCAGGGAGGGAAAATTCAAAGCTTTTCGTACTTGCAGTTCTCACATCTCTGCAGTTGCTATCTTCTATGGTTCAGGTGCATTCACGTACTTACAGCCATCATCATTATATTCCACGGACCAAGCAAAATTTTCATCTGTGTTTTATACTACAATTGTACCAATGCTGAACCCCTTGATCTACAGCCTGAGGAATAAGGATGTCAGTGTTGCAttgaaaaaaatacttgaaagaagaaaattcatgtAA